The genomic DNA CACATTCACGTTGCGTGGGGTGCCGTTGTTGGGGATCGTCGACGAGCCGTAGACGAGCGGGACGGCGGTGGTGACGCCGGGCAGGCGCGCGGCACGCTGGACGTCGGTGACGGGCAACGGTGCCGAACCGAGGAATGGGCCCGCCGCCCCGGCCTTGATCATGTAGGCGTCCAGGCCCAACGCGTCGACACTGCGTTCGGCCTCGACGCGGAAACCATGGGCCAGGCCCGTCAACACCAACGTCATGGCGAAGACCAAGCCGGTGCCGACGGCGGCGATCAGGAATCGCCGTCGCCGCCACTGCAGATCGCGTAACGCCGCCATCAACACGTCAGTGCCCGCCGCATCTCTGCCGACGTTACCGAGATGGGTGTGGCGGGTGGCGGTTATTGGGGCATTTGGTGTGTGGGGTGTGGGGCCTGCCGATCACAGCAGTCACACCGGTCACGGATTTTCGGAGGGAGGGTCGCGGTGCCCGCCTGTGAGCGACTTTTCAGCGACAACCGCCACTGATACAACACCTGCCTCGCACGCCCCTTTGTCGCTGAGCATTTTCGCCCATCCAGTACCGCTGGACCCATCGGTCTCACCTGTCCAGTGCCCGGTTATCAGCGACACGGTTCGCTGATAACCGGGCGTCCCGAAATCTGATGCACATGAGACTGCTGATGCCTGTCGTGATGCAAGTGTTGATCGACTACGTGACCACAGATGCTCACGGTACTTATGAGGCGATTGTCGCTGAAAAGTCGCTCGCAGCCGGGCAAGTCGGCACATGTTTCCCGCCCGCGACAAGCCGCTACCGCTGACCCAGGCGCGCCGGAGTCCCAGCAGGCCTACCGCGCCGCTGGGTGCCCGAAGCAGTGGGCGGCGCATATTCGACGTCGGAAAGGCTCCGCGCTTGATGGGGTGGAGAACGGAGTCGGTGGTGGCGTACGAGGACATCGTGCGGACCATCCGGCCAGCCTCACCCGGGCCTGGGACGGCGATCAGGCCCGCCACAACGAGCCCCGCTGGGCGGGCAGCGTCGACTGTGCGGATGCCGCTGAATCGGATCGGCTGGGCGCGAAGGAATTTGGCTTCGTTCCCACTCTCACTATATGGCGGGAGGTGGGGCTTGCGGCAAGGCCCCTGACGTGCTGCACAATCTTTCGATCCGTGACGAGATGGGGGATGTTGTGACGAGCACGCCGAAACCGTTTGAAGTGCACGAGTCGGGTGCGCTCCTGCACGGCACCAAGGCCGACCTGGCGGTGGGGGATTGCCTGGTGCCCGGGCGCGAGTCGAATTACGAGGCAGGACGGATCATGAACCACGTGTACGTCACCCGAACGTTGGACGCCGCGGTGTGGGGAGCCGAGATGGCAGTAGGCGAGGGTCGGGGCCGCATCTACATCGTCGAACCCGAAGGTCCGCTGGAGGACGACCCGAACGTGACCGACAAGAAGCTTCCCG from Mycobacterium sp. DL440 includes the following:
- the arr gene encoding NAD(+)--rifampin ADP-ribosyltransferase, producing the protein MGDVVTSTPKPFEVHESGALLHGTKADLAVGDCLVPGRESNYEAGRIMNHVYVTRTLDAAVWGAEMAVGEGRGRIYIVEPEGPLEDDPNVTDKKLPGNPTRSYRTRGPVKIVGEITDWVGHSPEQLQGMRDTLADLRRRGLDVIYD